One Aphidius gifuensis isolate YNYX2018 linkage group LG3, ASM1490517v1, whole genome shotgun sequence DNA window includes the following coding sequences:
- the LOC122851492 gene encoding F-box/WD repeat-containing protein 5, which translates to MDTDCAPPEITNISVDNNNTSRSVTPDSVSLNSNYNDLHWYYIPDSILLSIFQYLTPKEIVNAGLVCTSWNRISQDELLWKKLFYKTYKIEPSVGIMPGKSSWFDEFKRLTYHTPLLETEVLLEHSHQVLHVSFSHNGKMFATCSKDGYILVWNSSYPAAIKYQHDMKMFSWKYTQFSQFNSSDTLLLVSGVHFGTLHSTSGEIAVFKLAPGFELQCRVVNKPYDIFGTWYSERHLLSGDLNWLAHLVSSSVLWLNKANQESASEHVPIMNQLYKFYNSNAASIRSVMVANCLCPELNTTQQINDQPSTSSSSSNKDERGNPMSHRDIYSSSPSDDQPQEEPDILHHASSRLQYTTLEGGFMNWKRLGDGFEYASPIRYNQEYRQVEMEKGTIDDEIDNEENELNSEEIEEEEKNEDEKEDDEEEEDEDEEEVDDLVDNPEKFLIFTTGSQTYTPHQVGFKRIKPVNFPKRLEPGLSLRERLAEREREKQNSSLKQEPDYLDYNSVAGKFDKVDHLIDLHGHIIGMGLSPDDRYLYVNTRPWPRGYVITNPLQPPPIAQEIDIHVIDLVTLKEVGTMLRAHKAYTPNNECFFIFLDVCNEYVASGAEDKHGYLWDRHYGVCLAKFPHSDVVNAVAFNPHDPEMLVTTSDDYTVKVWRSRAAAKSLGLDENAYRRGLEVRKRRKYHQSNCSVD; encoded by the exons ATGGACACTGATTGTGCTCCACcagaaataacaaatatttctgttgataataataacacatcAAGAAGTGTCACACCTGATTCTGtatcattaaattcaaattataatgatttacACTGGTATTACATACCTGACTCAATATTACTAagtatatttcaatatttaactCCAAAAGAAATTGTCAATGCTGGTCTTGTTTGTACATCCTGGAATCGTATATCACAAGATGAattattatggaaaaaattattttataaaacatataaaattgagCCAAGTGTTGGTATTATGCCAG GTAAATCATCATggtttgatgaatttaaacgACTGACATATCACACACCATTGTTAGAAACTGAAGTGTTACTTGAACATTCACATCAAGTACTTCACGTTAGTTTTTCTCACAATGGTAAAATGTTTGCTACATGCTCCAAGGATGGCTATATTTtg gttTGGAATAGTTCATATCCAGCTGcaattaaatatcaacatGATATGAAAATGTTTAGTTGGAAATATACACAATTTTCACAGTTTAATTCATCAGATACATTGCTACTTGTGTCTGGTGTACATTTTGGTACACTTCATAGTACATCTGGTGAAATTGCTGTTTTTAAATTAGCAC ctGGCTTTGAATTACAATGTAGAGTTGTTAATAAACCTTATGACATATTTGGAACGTGGTACAGTGAACGTCATCTTTTGAGTGGTGATTTAAATTGGCTTGCACACCTGGTTAGTTCAAGTGTGTTATGGCTAAATAAGGCTAATCAAGAATCAGCAAGTGAACATGTACCAATAATGAATCAACTTTACAA attttataattcaaatgcTGCGTCAATCAGATCAGTCATGGTTGCAAATTGTCTTTGTCCAGAATTAAATACAACTCAACAAATAAACGATCagccatcaacatcatcatcatcaagtaatAAAGATGAACGTGGTAATCCAATGAGTCATAGagatatttattcatcatcacCAAGTGATGATCAACCTCAAGAAGAGCCAGATATTTTACATCATGCTTCATCAAGATTACA ATACACGACACTTGAAGGTGGCTTTATGAATTGGAAACGTCTTGGTGATGGTTTTGAATATGCAAGTCCAATACGATATAATCAAGAATATAGACAAGTTGAAATGGAAAAAGgaacaattgatgatgaaattgataatgaagaaaatgaattgaattcag aagaaatagaagaagaagaaaaaaatgaagatgaaaaggaagatgatgaagaagaagaagacgaAGACGAAGAAGAAGTGGATGATCTAGTTGATAAtccagaaaaatttttaatatttacaactGGTTCACAAACATATACACCACATCAAGTTGGTTTTAAACGTATAAAACCTGTTAATTTTCCAAAAAGATTAGAACCAGGTCTATCATTACGTGAGAGACTTGCTGAACGTGaaagagaaaaacaaaattctagTTTAAAACAAGAACCAGACTATCTTGATTACAATTCAGTTGCTGGAAAATTTGATAAAGTTGATCATTTAATTGATCTTCATGGGCATATTATTGGAATGGGTTTATCACCTGATGacag atATCTTTATGTTAATACACGACCATGGCCTCGAGGATACGTTATAACAAATCCACTACAACCACCTCCAATTGCTCAAGAAATTGATATTCATGTTATTGATTTGGTAACACTTAAAGAAGTTGGAACAATGTTGAGAGCCCACAAAGCATATACTCCAAAtaatgaatgtttttttatatttcttgatGTTTGTAATGAATACGTAGCcag TGGTGCTGAAGATAAACATGGCTATTTATGGGACAGACATTATGGTGTTTGTTTAGCAAAATTTCCTCATTCTGATGTTGTTAATGCTGTTGCATTTAATCCACATGATCCAGAAATGCTTGTCACAACAAGTGATGATTATACTGTAAAGGTTTGGAGAAGTAGAGCTGCTGCAAAGTCACTTGGTCTTGATGAAAATGCCTACAGACGAGGACTTGAAGTACGAAAAAGACGTAAATATCATCAAAGTAATTGTAGTGTTGACTGA